A part of Actinomycetota bacterium genomic DNA contains:
- a CDS encoding HD-GYP domain-containing protein, translating into MTEQQDTDVMGNGSIEPGEMTSSVAATLYSFNQIQRVRDLLARFYGARKTVHFYASDHPASEATVAGLFDALDRFFREGVDVEIALYKSELHFGQQFLPEESVIFDQLIRDLMALGVGSIVFRRGLTVSELTRGVSIMATDAHSAAIAGGLPRMLSEAQVTNISVGTVKALRTIEKSNLTPEDARASYDDAIGLLREVDHLISRNRTVNGAMVRGFVRSLVDNVVSNRYAMLELAGLKSYDEYTYYHCANVAILSLALGSTLTQDSRFLVSLGTGALLHDIGKMSISLDLLNKPGPLTAEEWTAIKNHPVAGAIQAASIPGLDKAALVIILEHHQRYDGNGYPNVTNSRPQHLASRIVAVADAFDAMTSRRAYSSARTAVDAMQILAESGDVALDPTLTRLFTLIMGIYPPRSVVRLSDSRVGIVLRPSTHDLLKPVVKVITEQDGTMVDGHTVDLSSESGLAVTAVLDPHDLNIDVSDYL; encoded by the coding sequence GTGACAGAGCAACAAGACACTGACGTTATGGGCAACGGATCGATTGAACCCGGAGAGATGACTTCTTCGGTAGCGGCCACGCTTTACTCGTTCAATCAAATACAGCGCGTCCGTGATTTGTTGGCTAGGTTCTACGGCGCACGAAAGACTGTGCACTTCTATGCCTCGGATCATCCCGCTAGTGAAGCGACTGTGGCCGGGCTTTTCGATGCACTCGACAGATTCTTCCGAGAAGGCGTGGACGTAGAGATTGCACTATACAAGAGCGAGCTTCACTTCGGTCAGCAGTTCCTTCCAGAAGAAAGCGTCATCTTCGATCAGCTGATCAGAGACCTGATGGCACTGGGTGTAGGGAGCATCGTCTTCCGCCGCGGCCTGACCGTGTCCGAACTGACTCGCGGAGTCTCGATCATGGCCACGGATGCACACAGCGCCGCAATAGCTGGGGGATTGCCCCGCATGCTTTCCGAGGCGCAGGTCACCAACATCTCTGTTGGGACGGTCAAGGCGCTGCGAACCATCGAGAAATCGAATCTGACCCCTGAAGATGCCCGTGCTTCCTATGACGACGCGATTGGACTTCTGAGAGAAGTCGATCACCTGATAAGTCGTAATCGTACGGTCAACGGGGCCATGGTCAGAGGTTTTGTGCGCTCACTTGTAGACAACGTGGTTTCGAACAGGTACGCGATGCTCGAGCTCGCGGGCCTGAAGAGCTACGACGAGTACACCTATTACCATTGTGCGAATGTTGCGATTCTGTCGCTCGCGCTCGGTTCGACTCTCACGCAGGATTCAAGGTTCCTCGTCTCGCTCGGGACGGGTGCGCTACTCCATGACATCGGGAAGATGTCCATCAGCTTGGATCTACTGAACAAGCCCGGGCCTCTAACCGCCGAGGAGTGGACAGCCATCAAGAACCATCCGGTTGCGGGCGCGATTCAGGCCGCTTCGATTCCCGGGTTGGACAAAGCCGCGCTGGTGATCATCCTTGAGCATCACCAGCGCTACGATGGTAACGGATATCCCAACGTGACGAACAGTCGACCACAGCATTTGGCCTCACGCATAGTGGCGGTCGCCGACGCTTTCGACGCCATGACCTCTCGGCGGGCATACAGCTCGGCTCGAACCGCCGTCGATGCGATGCAGATCCTTGCGGAAAGTGGCGATGTCGCTCTCGACCCCACATTGACGCGACTATTCACGTTGATTATGGGTATATATCCACCTAGGTCGGTGGTGCGGCTTTCGGACTCCCGAGTAGGGATTGTCTTGCGTCCGAGCACTCACGACCTGCTCAAACCGGTAGTCAAAGTGATAACGGAGCAGGATGGTACAATGGTCGACGGCCACACTGTCGACTTGTCGTCTGAAAGCGGACTTGCAGTCACTGCCGTCCTGGACCCACACGACCTCAACATAGATGTTAGCGATTATCTCTGA
- a CDS encoding UPF0182 family protein, whose translation MISSPPQSSSNRIVWIIAAIAFLGFPFLTWGVTMITDYWWFADMGQGVVFTTGLLSGLLTGTAFAVATFLIVYLNARLAKKLARPVLTSFTDQFSPQLEETINAFRSRIGPVVKKVILIGSLVLSALVGISMAPTWDMVRLAMVAQPFDLTDPQFALDVSFFVFTLPLLRLVADWLTSILILAVIATAFVYLVGGAIQPWARSRGFAPQVKAHLSVLAGLAIVSKAFDYYLRIFELNFSDRGQVFGASFTDIHARIPAYQILIVISLVAAVALLINIRIQGWRLPVLALSVWLVAAVLVGGVYPEIIQRFRVNPNELSAEEPYIERNIEATRKAFGLDDIETREFPADQALTAEDIAANQDTLDNIRLWDPDTAAQAYRQLQIIRQYYTFNDVDVDRYTLDDKQRQVLIAARELDVNLLDPRAQTWINRHLVYTHGFGVVMSPVNEVDGRGFPQFFISDIPPRSSIEVTVTRPGIYFGELTDDYVIVDTSLPEFDFPMGETNAETFWEGTGGVDIGNLFNRALFAMRFGDSQILFSRYIEPDSRVLFHRDIVTRVQKLAPWLILDSDPYPVIHEGRVLWVLDGFTHSDHFPYSQPHGGVNYIRNSVKVTVDAYDGTTTLYAFDTQDPILAAWSEIMPGLLTDMSELPEGLAEHFRYPADLFTLQAEVFRRYHTTNTRVFYNKEDIWEFPGEGTPEGPMQPYYVLSRLPGDESEDFKMIMPFTPRGRDNMIGWMATSSDPDNYGATVVYRFPKDRVVLGPDQIRARINQDEDISPQLSLWGQRGSQVIFGSMLVIPLEESVIYIQPLYLQAEQASIPELTRVLVVYGDSVEMAPDLEAALLAAFGEAAQVPVVDGGEGAPPTDPAADARTARDLFEQAIASQREGDWAEYGRLIDQLGDVLSRLVEPGSTEPTVTP comes from the coding sequence ATGATTTCCTCACCCCCGCAATCCTCATCTAATCGTATCGTGTGGATCATCGCCGCGATAGCCTTTTTAGGCTTCCCGTTTCTCACATGGGGCGTCACGATGATCACTGACTATTGGTGGTTCGCGGACATGGGGCAGGGTGTGGTCTTCACCACTGGCCTGCTCAGTGGATTGCTTACCGGCACGGCATTCGCCGTTGCAACCTTCCTGATCGTGTATCTAAACGCCCGGTTGGCGAAGAAGCTGGCGAGGCCGGTTCTCACTTCTTTCACCGATCAGTTCTCGCCCCAGCTCGAAGAGACGATCAATGCGTTCCGAAGCCGTATCGGCCCGGTGGTGAAGAAGGTCATCCTCATCGGTTCGCTGGTGCTCAGCGCGTTGGTGGGCATCTCGATGGCCCCAACCTGGGATATGGTCAGGCTAGCCATGGTCGCCCAACCCTTCGACCTGACAGACCCGCAATTCGCGCTGGACGTCAGCTTCTTCGTGTTCACGCTACCGCTTCTGCGCCTGGTCGCCGACTGGCTCACCTCGATTCTCATCCTCGCTGTCATCGCGACAGCGTTCGTCTACTTGGTCGGAGGCGCTATCCAGCCCTGGGCACGTAGCCGAGGGTTCGCACCGCAGGTCAAGGCGCACCTGTCGGTCCTCGCAGGGCTCGCCATCGTGAGCAAGGCATTCGACTACTATCTCCGGATATTCGAACTCAACTTCTCCGACAGGGGTCAGGTTTTCGGCGCTTCATTCACCGACATCCACGCACGGATACCGGCCTACCAGATACTCATCGTGATATCGCTTGTCGCGGCCGTAGCACTTCTAATCAACATCCGCATCCAAGGCTGGCGCCTGCCGGTCCTTGCGCTTTCCGTATGGCTGGTCGCCGCGGTCCTCGTGGGTGGCGTTTACCCCGAGATCATCCAGCGCTTCCGGGTCAACCCCAACGAGCTTTCTGCCGAGGAGCCCTACATCGAGCGCAACATCGAGGCAACCCGAAAGGCCTTCGGCTTGGATGACATCGAGACGCGGGAGTTCCCGGCTGATCAGGCCCTCACTGCCGAGGACATCGCTGCCAACCAAGACACCCTCGACAACATCAGGCTGTGGGATCCGGATACGGCTGCCCAAGCCTATCGACAGCTACAGATCATCAGGCAGTACTACACATTCAACGACGTTGACGTGGATCGATACACGCTTGATGACAAGCAGCGACAGGTACTGATAGCCGCGCGCGAGCTCGACGTGAACCTGCTGGACCCTAGGGCTCAGACTTGGATCAACAGACACCTTGTGTACACCCATGGCTTCGGCGTTGTCATGAGCCCCGTGAACGAGGTGGATGGTCGCGGCTTCCCACAGTTCTTTATCTCCGACATCCCCCCGCGCTCCTCGATAGAGGTGACGGTGACGCGGCCGGGCATCTACTTCGGCGAGCTTACGGATGACTACGTCATCGTCGATACGAGCCTTCCGGAGTTCGACTTCCCCATGGGCGAGACGAATGCCGAGACCTTCTGGGAAGGGACTGGCGGCGTCGACATCGGCAACCTCTTCAACAGGGCGCTGTTCGCGATGCGTTTCGGGGACTCCCAGATACTGTTCAGCCGGTATATCGAGCCGGACAGCAGGGTCCTCTTCCATAGGGACATCGTGACCAGGGTCCAGAAACTCGCCCCCTGGCTCATCTTGGACTCCGATCCATATCCGGTTATCCATGAGGGCAGGGTTCTTTGGGTGCTCGACGGATTCACCCACTCCGACCACTTCCCTTACTCGCAGCCCCACGGCGGGGTCAACTACATCCGCAACTCGGTGAAGGTCACTGTCGACGCGTACGACGGGACGACGACCCTCTACGCATTCGACACGCAGGACCCCATCCTCGCAGCATGGAGCGAGATCATGCCCGGCCTGCTCACCGACATGTCCGAACTCCCCGAGGGATTGGCCGAACACTTTAGGTACCCTGCGGATTTGTTCACCCTGCAGGCAGAGGTTTTCAGGCGCTATCACACGACCAACACACGGGTCTTCTACAACAAGGAAGACATCTGGGAGTTCCCAGGCGAGGGTACGCCCGAGGGTCCGATGCAGCCATACTATGTGCTCAGTCGCTTGCCAGGTGATGAGTCCGAGGACTTCAAGATGATCATGCCTTTCACCCCGCGGGGTAGGGACAACATGATCGGCTGGATGGCGACGAGTTCGGATCCGGACAACTACGGCGCGACTGTCGTCTATCGATTCCCGAAGGATCGAGTCGTGCTCGGTCCCGATCAGATTCGGGCGCGGATCAATCAGGATGAGGACATCTCTCCACAGCTCTCGCTTTGGGGTCAGCGCGGTAGCCAGGTCATCTTCGGCAGCATGCTCGTGATACCGCTCGAGGAGTCAGTGATTTACATCCAGCCGCTCTACCTGCAGGCCGAGCAAGCCTCGATTCCAGAGCTCACACGGGTGCTGGTAGTCTACGGCGATAGCGTGGAGATGGCACCCGACCTCGAAGCGGCATTGCTTGCCGCCTTCGGTGAGGCGGCTCAGGTTCCAGTGGTAGATGGGGGCGAAGGCGCCCCGCCGACCGACCCGGCTGCGGATGCCCGTACCGCTCGTGACTTGTTCGAGCAGGCAATCGCCAGCCAGCGAGAGGGCGATTGGGCCGAGTACGGCAGGCTCATCGACCAGCTTGGCGACGTGCTCTCGCGACTGGTAGAGCCGGGCTCTACCGAACCGACAGTCACTCCGTAG
- a CDS encoding site-specific DNA-methyltransferase gives MRTLDSGICNLVYIDPPFNTGKRQALKSVRTVRDGSASRKGFQGQTYRTSVRSVREYSDAFDDYLEFIEPRLLEARRLLATDGSIFVHLDYREVHYVKVLMDSIFGRESFMNEIIWAYDYGARSKSKWPTKHDNILWYAVDPSRYTFNFEAMERIPYMAPGLVGAEKAAQGKTPTDTWWHTIVPTTGSERTGYPTQKPLGILNRIIAVHSNPGDLVMDFFAGSGTTAEAALSAGRRALLIDDNPEAMEVIARRLSQWSPDFRGWQAPRA, from the coding sequence ATGCGAACCCTGGACTCCGGCATCTGCAACCTGGTCTACATCGACCCGCCGTTCAACACCGGCAAGCGCCAGGCCCTCAAGAGCGTTCGCACAGTGCGGGATGGGTCGGCGAGCCGGAAGGGCTTCCAGGGCCAGACGTATCGCACCTCGGTGCGGAGCGTCCGTGAGTATTCCGACGCATTCGACGACTACCTGGAGTTCATCGAGCCCAGGCTACTCGAAGCTAGGCGGCTGCTCGCCACCGATGGGTCGATCTTCGTCCACCTCGACTACCGTGAGGTCCACTACGTCAAGGTGCTGATGGATTCGATCTTCGGCAGGGAATCGTTCATGAACGAAATCATCTGGGCATACGATTACGGCGCTCGCTCGAAGTCCAAATGGCCGACCAAGCACGACAACATACTCTGGTACGCGGTCGATCCGTCGCGATACACATTCAATTTCGAGGCGATGGAGCGCATCCCGTACATGGCGCCGGGTCTCGTAGGTGCCGAGAAGGCCGCTCAAGGGAAGACGCCGACAGACACTTGGTGGCACACGATCGTGCCGACCACCGGGTCGGAGCGAACGGGTTATCCGACCCAGAAGCCGCTAGGGATCCTGAATCGCATCATCGCCGTCCACTCGAACCCCGGCGACCTCGTGATGGACTTCTTCGCGGGGAGTGGCACCACGGCCGAAGCGGCGCTTTCGGCAGGAAGACGGGCGCTACTCATCGACGACAACCCCGAGGCGATGGAGGTCATCGCCCGCAGGTTGTCGCAGTGGAGTCCGGACTTCAGAGGGTGGCAGGCGCCTAGGGCTTAG
- a CDS encoding MarR family transcriptional regulator, translating to MEAQDQVLEAMRAAGEPVNAGKVTEMTGLDRKVVDKAMDALKKSGSIESPKRCYWQPKA from the coding sequence ATGGAAGCCCAAGACCAGGTACTGGAAGCGATGCGCGCTGCAGGCGAGCCCGTCAACGCCGGCAAGGTCACCGAGATGACCGGCCTTGACCGCAAGGTCGTCGACAAGGCGATGGATGCGCTGAAGAAGAGTGGCTCCATCGAGTCGCCGAAGCGCTGCTACTGGCAGCCCAAGGCCTAA